From the genome of Biomphalaria glabrata chromosome 1, xgBioGlab47.1, whole genome shotgun sequence, one region includes:
- the LOC106060579 gene encoding nuclear hormone receptor HR96-like isoform X2 gives MASSGLVSDDEMFASSSTTINDLFERPTTSECDDAVCLPRRKMKLKDEKLCGVCGDKALGYNFNAITCESCKAFFRRNALKDKTMVCLFENKCVVDIRTRRFCPACRIKKCFHIGMNRDMILDDSERKKRMSKVIENRAKREPTSTSSSEIHIKTEIDTDDSMSCEGNTELIRPPTPYGKSHGDKPEILFKHIPKHLLPANKSMYYTLSLEESSLLKDLTHAYQETLAAMPEMGPYSEEKKYNRAADLVNHSEICVRKMILFVKYLADFKLLSQDDQIAALKASVMKTVLLRSALFYIIEKDAWITPKGEIPSSILKKSTGFVSVHNNHVYYCRRVKSMAQDDLHIYSLLQALILFDPAGLNLTSREYVSTIQDKYLILLKHYMESKFSYDYSREYYVSALDRLSDLRVLSEEHAKILLQVNPVDVEPLMLEVLNLK, from the exons ATG GCTTCGTCTGGACTGGTATCTGATGATGAGATGTTTGCCTCATCAAGTACAACTATTAATGATCTCTTTGAAAGACCGACTACTTCAGAGTGTGATGATGCAGTTTGCTTACCAAGGAGGAAAATGAAGTTAAAAGATGAAAAGCTGTGCGGTGTTTGTGGAGATAAAGCTCTGGGTTATAACTTTAATGCTATAACATGTGAGTCTTGTAAAGCCTTTTTCAGGAGAAATGCCTTAAAAGACAAG acAATGGTGTGCCTTTTTGAAAACAAGTGTGTTGTGGATATACGAACAAGGCGCTTTTGTCCAGCTTgcagaataaaaaaatgttttcacatTGGAATGAACAGGGATATGATTTTag atgatTCAGAAAGAAAGAAGCGTATGAGCAAAGTAATAGAAAACAGAGCAAAACGTGAGCCTACATCTACATCCTCTTCGGAAATACACATAAAAACAGAGATTGACACAGATGACTCAATGTCATGTGAGGGCAACACAGAACTTATAAGGCCACCAACACCTTATGGAAAATCACATGGTGACAAACCAGAAATTCTTTTCAAACACATCCCAAAACACTTGTTACCAGCAAACAAAAGCATGTACTATACATTGAGCTTAGAAGAATCCTCTTTACTGAAGGACTTGACCCATGCTTATCAGGAAACTTTAGCTGCCATGCCAGAGATGGGTCcatattcagaagaaaaaaaatataatagagCAGCTGATCTCGTTAACCACTCAGAGATTTGTGTGCGtaaaatgattttgtttgtaaaatatttagctgatttcaaacttttaagccaGGATGATCAGATAGCTGCTCTTAAAGCCAGTGTGATGAAAACTGTTTTGTTGCGGTCTGCTTTGTTCTATATTATAGAAAAAGATGCTTGGATTACGCCTAAGGGGGAAATTCCTTCTAGTATACTGAAAAAATCTACAGGCTTTGTCTCTGTACATAACAATCATGTTTACTATTGTCGAAGAGTTAAGTCAATGGCTCAGGATGATCTACATATATATTCTCTTTTACAG GCTTTAATTCTCTTTGATCCTGCTGGACTAAATCTAACAAGCAGAGAGTATGTATCTACCAtccaggataaatatttaattctGCTAAAACATTATATGGAGTCAAAGTTCTCCTATGACTACTCAAGAGAGTACTATGTCAGTGCTTTGGACAGACTCAGTGACTTGAGAGTCCTGAGTGAAGAGCATGCTAAAATTCTGCTTCAGGTCAATCCTGTGGATGTGGAACCCCTAATGCTAGAAGTACTGAATCTCAAGTGA
- the LOC106060579 gene encoding nuclear hormone receptor HR96-like isoform X1: MAGDSDSVASSGLVSDDEMFASSSTTINDLFERPTTSECDDAVCLPRRKMKLKDEKLCGVCGDKALGYNFNAITCESCKAFFRRNALKDKTMVCLFENKCVVDIRTRRFCPACRIKKCFHIGMNRDMILDDSERKKRMSKVIENRAKREPTSTSSSEIHIKTEIDTDDSMSCEGNTELIRPPTPYGKSHGDKPEILFKHIPKHLLPANKSMYYTLSLEESSLLKDLTHAYQETLAAMPEMGPYSEEKKYNRAADLVNHSEICVRKMILFVKYLADFKLLSQDDQIAALKASVMKTVLLRSALFYIIEKDAWITPKGEIPSSILKKSTGFVSVHNNHVYYCRRVKSMAQDDLHIYSLLQALILFDPAGLNLTSREYVSTIQDKYLILLKHYMESKFSYDYSREYYVSALDRLSDLRVLSEEHAKILLQVNPVDVEPLMLEVLNLK; this comes from the exons GCTTCGTCTGGACTGGTATCTGATGATGAGATGTTTGCCTCATCAAGTACAACTATTAATGATCTCTTTGAAAGACCGACTACTTCAGAGTGTGATGATGCAGTTTGCTTACCAAGGAGGAAAATGAAGTTAAAAGATGAAAAGCTGTGCGGTGTTTGTGGAGATAAAGCTCTGGGTTATAACTTTAATGCTATAACATGTGAGTCTTGTAAAGCCTTTTTCAGGAGAAATGCCTTAAAAGACAAG acAATGGTGTGCCTTTTTGAAAACAAGTGTGTTGTGGATATACGAACAAGGCGCTTTTGTCCAGCTTgcagaataaaaaaatgttttcacatTGGAATGAACAGGGATATGATTTTag atgatTCAGAAAGAAAGAAGCGTATGAGCAAAGTAATAGAAAACAGAGCAAAACGTGAGCCTACATCTACATCCTCTTCGGAAATACACATAAAAACAGAGATTGACACAGATGACTCAATGTCATGTGAGGGCAACACAGAACTTATAAGGCCACCAACACCTTATGGAAAATCACATGGTGACAAACCAGAAATTCTTTTCAAACACATCCCAAAACACTTGTTACCAGCAAACAAAAGCATGTACTATACATTGAGCTTAGAAGAATCCTCTTTACTGAAGGACTTGACCCATGCTTATCAGGAAACTTTAGCTGCCATGCCAGAGATGGGTCcatattcagaagaaaaaaaatataatagagCAGCTGATCTCGTTAACCACTCAGAGATTTGTGTGCGtaaaatgattttgtttgtaaaatatttagctgatttcaaacttttaagccaGGATGATCAGATAGCTGCTCTTAAAGCCAGTGTGATGAAAACTGTTTTGTTGCGGTCTGCTTTGTTCTATATTATAGAAAAAGATGCTTGGATTACGCCTAAGGGGGAAATTCCTTCTAGTATACTGAAAAAATCTACAGGCTTTGTCTCTGTACATAACAATCATGTTTACTATTGTCGAAGAGTTAAGTCAATGGCTCAGGATGATCTACATATATATTCTCTTTTACAG GCTTTAATTCTCTTTGATCCTGCTGGACTAAATCTAACAAGCAGAGAGTATGTATCTACCAtccaggataaatatttaattctGCTAAAACATTATATGGAGTCAAAGTTCTCCTATGACTACTCAAGAGAGTACTATGTCAGTGCTTTGGACAGACTCAGTGACTTGAGAGTCCTGAGTGAAGAGCATGCTAAAATTCTGCTTCAGGTCAATCCTGTGGATGTGGAACCCCTAATGCTAGAAGTACTGAATCTCAAGTGA
- the LOC106060579 gene encoding nuclear hormone receptor HR96-like isoform X3 — translation MFASSSTTINDLFERPTTSECDDAVCLPRRKMKLKDEKLCGVCGDKALGYNFNAITCESCKAFFRRNALKDKTMVCLFENKCVVDIRTRRFCPACRIKKCFHIGMNRDMILDDSERKKRMSKVIENRAKREPTSTSSSEIHIKTEIDTDDSMSCEGNTELIRPPTPYGKSHGDKPEILFKHIPKHLLPANKSMYYTLSLEESSLLKDLTHAYQETLAAMPEMGPYSEEKKYNRAADLVNHSEICVRKMILFVKYLADFKLLSQDDQIAALKASVMKTVLLRSALFYIIEKDAWITPKGEIPSSILKKSTGFVSVHNNHVYYCRRVKSMAQDDLHIYSLLQALILFDPAGLNLTSREYVSTIQDKYLILLKHYMESKFSYDYSREYYVSALDRLSDLRVLSEEHAKILLQVNPVDVEPLMLEVLNLK, via the exons ATGTTTGCCTCATCAAGTACAACTATTAATGATCTCTTTGAAAGACCGACTACTTCAGAGTGTGATGATGCAGTTTGCTTACCAAGGAGGAAAATGAAGTTAAAAGATGAAAAGCTGTGCGGTGTTTGTGGAGATAAAGCTCTGGGTTATAACTTTAATGCTATAACATGTGAGTCTTGTAAAGCCTTTTTCAGGAGAAATGCCTTAAAAGACAAG acAATGGTGTGCCTTTTTGAAAACAAGTGTGTTGTGGATATACGAACAAGGCGCTTTTGTCCAGCTTgcagaataaaaaaatgttttcacatTGGAATGAACAGGGATATGATTTTag atgatTCAGAAAGAAAGAAGCGTATGAGCAAAGTAATAGAAAACAGAGCAAAACGTGAGCCTACATCTACATCCTCTTCGGAAATACACATAAAAACAGAGATTGACACAGATGACTCAATGTCATGTGAGGGCAACACAGAACTTATAAGGCCACCAACACCTTATGGAAAATCACATGGTGACAAACCAGAAATTCTTTTCAAACACATCCCAAAACACTTGTTACCAGCAAACAAAAGCATGTACTATACATTGAGCTTAGAAGAATCCTCTTTACTGAAGGACTTGACCCATGCTTATCAGGAAACTTTAGCTGCCATGCCAGAGATGGGTCcatattcagaagaaaaaaaatataatagagCAGCTGATCTCGTTAACCACTCAGAGATTTGTGTGCGtaaaatgattttgtttgtaaaatatttagctgatttcaaacttttaagccaGGATGATCAGATAGCTGCTCTTAAAGCCAGTGTGATGAAAACTGTTTTGTTGCGGTCTGCTTTGTTCTATATTATAGAAAAAGATGCTTGGATTACGCCTAAGGGGGAAATTCCTTCTAGTATACTGAAAAAATCTACAGGCTTTGTCTCTGTACATAACAATCATGTTTACTATTGTCGAAGAGTTAAGTCAATGGCTCAGGATGATCTACATATATATTCTCTTTTACAG GCTTTAATTCTCTTTGATCCTGCTGGACTAAATCTAACAAGCAGAGAGTATGTATCTACCAtccaggataaatatttaattctGCTAAAACATTATATGGAGTCAAAGTTCTCCTATGACTACTCAAGAGAGTACTATGTCAGTGCTTTGGACAGACTCAGTGACTTGAGAGTCCTGAGTGAAGAGCATGCTAAAATTCTGCTTCAGGTCAATCCTGTGGATGTGGAACCCCTAATGCTAGAAGTACTGAATCTCAAGTGA